The following are from one region of the Arachis duranensis cultivar V14167 chromosome 10, aradu.V14167.gnm2.J7QH, whole genome shotgun sequence genome:
- the LOC107470515 gene encoding uncharacterized protein LOC107470515 produces the protein MEKNPRGEAKKVRWEDCKMVTTSDQEDEEEQSDLSQQPENNSTEEEDRDHQEPEISQQELLKLYAPFPQLLNGAVGKRIYSRFLDLFAFLHVNIPFIKAIQQMPAFIKYMKELLPRKSSLKGGQTIVLNKECSALIQPELPAKRNDSGSFHIPCAIGEIMFDTALCDLGASINLLPLSLAKRLQINEIMPTYVVIRLADKTQKQAIGVVENVLLKVGKYFLPTDFVILDMEESHTHPIIFGRPFLATARALIDVEKGELILRIHDERLSFNVFKLSQEVDQEHKEPSKDHDEMLKEEASTEAHPTYLETPLVDKQGKQQLPQLKERLEEPTPLEACEDNITNPLEKEVIKSKAISKDTRKKGKEKEH, from the exons ATGGAGAAAAACCCAAGAGgagaagcaaagaaagtaagatgggaagattgCAAAATGGTCACTACAAGTGATCAAGAGGATGAAGAAGAGCAAAGCGACCTCTCTCAACAGCCTGAAAACAACTCAACAGAGGAGGAGGATagagatcaccaagaaccagaaatctcacaacaaGAGTTGCTGAAACTCTATGCACCATTTCCCCAACTGCTCAATGGTGCTGTggggaagagaatatactcaaggTTCCTAGACTTGTTTGCATTTCTGcatgtgaacataccattcatcaaggcCATACAACAAATGCCTGCATTCATCAAGTACATGAAGGAACTTCTTCCCAGGAAAAGCTCACTCAAAGGAGGCCAAACTATAGTGTTAaacaaggaatgtagtgcccttATTCAACCTGAATTGCCTGCAAAAAGAAATGACtcagggagttttcacatccccTGTGCCATAGGGGAAATAATGTTTGATACAGCACTCTGTGATTTAggggcaagcatcaacttactgCCCCTATCCTTGGCGAAAAGGctgcagatcaatgagataaTGCCCACATATGTGGTCATCAGACTGGCTGATaagactcaaaagcaagcaataggagtggtggaaAATGTGTTACTAAAGGTTGGgaaatactttctcccaacagactttgtcatctTGGACATGGAAGAAAGTCACACTCACCCAATCATATtcggaagacccttcctagctacggccagagcactcatagatgtggagaaaGGGGAGCTAATATTGAGGATCCATGATGAACGGCTTAGCTTTAATGTCTTCAAACTCTCACAAGAAGTAGACCAAGAGCACAAGGAACCAAGTAAAGACCATGATGAGATGCTAAAGGAGGAAGCAAGCACAGAAGCACACCCAACCTATCTGGAGACTCCTTTGGTTGATAAACAAGGGAAACAGCAACTACCACAACTCAAGGAAAGGTTAGAAGAACCTACACCTCTAGAGGCATGTGAAGACAACATCACAAATCCCTTAGAAAAAGAAGTCATCAAGAGCAAGGCAATATCAAAGGACACAAggaagaag GGCAAAGAAAAGGAGCATTGA